A single Marinitoga aeolica DNA region contains:
- a CDS encoding cation:proton antiporter — MFSNLLIILGGVLIFLGSIGMINQKDLYTRIQFGGIADTVGTFTVLIGLALKAQNEIFRFIIIGILVLLIGPVLSHAIAHSAAHNKVKVRDND; from the coding sequence ATGTTTAGTAATCTTTTAATCATTTTAGGAGGAGTTTTAATTTTTCTTGGAAGTATAGGAATGATTAATCAAAAAGACTTATATACACGAATACAATTTGGAGGTATTGCAGATACTGTAGGTACATTTACAGTATTAATAGGACTTGCTTTAAAAGCGCAAAATGAAATATTCAGATTTATAATAATTGGTATATTGGTATTGTTAATTGGACCTGTGTTATCACATGCTATCGCTCATAGTGCAGCACATAATAAAGTAAAGGTGAGAGATAATGATTGA
- a CDS encoding monovalent cation/H+ antiporter complex subunit F, with the protein MIYLILNILILLSLILMIIKLILGPTAWDRVLAFASMSSKISIISLVYAITKGFFVMIDIIIIFLVLNLWGIVIISRFLERGRK; encoded by the coding sequence TTGATTTATTTAATATTAAATATATTAATATTATTATCTTTGATTTTAATGATTATCAAGTTAATTCTCGGTCCTACAGCATGGGACCGAGTTTTGGCATTTGCTTCAATGTCATCAAAAATATCAATAATATCTTTGGTATATGCAATTACAAAGGGATTTTTTGTAATGATTGATATAATAATTATTTTTCTTGTATTGAACTTATGGGGTATAGTAATCATATCACGTTTTCTTGAAAGAGGTAGAAAATAA
- a CDS encoding Na+/H+ antiporter subunit E has translation MIYLFIMFLWLGFVGSLNDSSILLGIVITVLVVKISEFFLKSEIYGFIELFISAIGRILLMYKMTFRSLKFLIKKSYCGLVPINVENKTDTEKAAIANCITLTPGTMFILEENKHLIIHKFSETPDAAHSSDDVWKGELF, from the coding sequence ATGATATATTTATTTATAATGTTCCTTTGGTTAGGGTTTGTAGGATCATTAAATGATTCTTCGATTTTGTTAGGAATAGTTATTACAGTTTTAGTAGTAAAAATCTCAGAGTTTTTCTTAAAGTCTGAGATTTATGGTTTTATTGAACTGTTTATTTCTGCTATAGGTAGAATACTTCTAATGTATAAGATGACATTTAGATCGCTAAAATTTTTAATAAAAAAAAGTTATTGCGGATTAGTTCCTATTAATGTTGAAAATAAGACAGATACTGAAAAAGCTGCAATAGCTAATTGTATAACATTAACACCAGGAACAATGTTTATATTGGAGGAGAATAAGCATCTTATTATTCATAAATTTTCTGAGACTCCTGATGCGGCACATTCTTCTGATGATGTTTGGAAGGGTGAATTATTTTGA
- a CDS encoding DHH family phosphoesterase — protein sequence MIRTIEAIIGEINKVKNIIVVGHIMPDGDDISSVLSLTMGLEKFGKNVRAVIDDKIPGYLEEFPFVKEKIKSYDCISKFPAELIISVDASSPDRIGRVYDHFKYARSVVIDHHATNTYFGNVNWVDRFGATAQMVLRLNRMLEIEYDSDLATANLLGIATDTGFFRYSNTDATVFEDVAWLVSKGGKIGLISNMILENKPLEHLKLYKDFLDEMKLENNNSIAYSHITLDMLKKYNILPKDSPSFVGELRAIKGVEVAITFSEAEPNVYHVSMRSKDWFDVSKVAVHFGGGGHPRAAGFSKETDNLEKLEKDVVRTIMSLMESYK from the coding sequence ATGATTAGAACAATAGAAGCTATTATTGGAGAAATAAATAAGGTAAAAAATATTATAGTTGTTGGACATATTATGCCAGATGGTGATGATATTAGTTCAGTTTTATCTTTGACAATGGGATTAGAAAAATTTGGGAAAAATGTTAGAGCAGTCATTGATGACAAAATACCTGGGTATCTGGAAGAATTTCCGTTTGTAAAAGAAAAAATAAAATCATATGATTGTATTAGTAAATTTCCGGCAGAGTTAATAATATCAGTTGATGCATCATCACCTGATAGGATAGGAAGAGTGTATGATCATTTTAAATATGCTCGAAGCGTTGTAATTGATCATCATGCAACTAATACTTACTTTGGTAATGTGAATTGGGTTGATAGATTTGGTGCAACTGCCCAAATGGTTTTGAGATTAAATCGAATGTTAGAAATAGAGTATGATTCAGACTTAGCTACAGCAAATTTATTGGGTATAGCAACAGATACAGGTTTTTTCAGATATTCAAATACAGATGCAACGGTATTTGAAGACGTTGCGTGGCTTGTTTCAAAAGGTGGGAAAATAGGTTTAATAAGTAATATGATATTGGAAAATAAACCACTTGAACATTTGAAATTATATAAAGATTTTCTTGATGAAATGAAATTGGAAAATAATAATTCAATTGCATATTCCCATATTACTTTAGATATGTTAAAAAAATATAATATTTTGCCTAAAGATTCACCATCATTTGTAGGAGAGTTAAGAGCAATTAAGGGTGTAGAGGTTGCAATTACTTTTTCTGAGGCAGAACCAAATGTATATCATGTAAGTATGAGATCAAAGGATTGGTTTGATGTTTCAAAAGTAGCTGTTCATTTTGGAGGTGGCGGTCATCCAAGGGCAGCAGGTTTTAGCAAAGAAACGGATAATCTTGAAAAATTAGAAAAAGATGTTGTAAGAACAATTATGAGTTTAATGGAGAGTTATAAATGA
- a CDS encoding purine-nucleoside phosphorylase, producing the protein MYSKVKEAAEYINSKTDIKPLLGLILGSGLGYIADEIEDPIIIDYKDIPYFPQSTVVGHAGKMVIGMLEGKPVVALKGRFHAYEGHELKKLIFPVYVFKELGVEGLILTNAAGGVNRTLKPGDIVANTDFINFTMKNPLIGPNMDELGPRFPAMASPIDKKWLKRIEEKAEEKKIKIEEGTYCWMMGPSYETPAEIKMLEKFEGDLVGMSTMPEIIAANHCGIKSVAFSAVTNMAAGILHQPLNHKEVMEVAERIKHKFAKVVKIAIKTF; encoded by the coding sequence ATGTACAGTAAAGTTAAAGAAGCAGCAGAGTATATTAACTCCAAAACAGATATTAAACCATTATTAGGGCTTATTTTAGGATCTGGACTTGGATATATAGCTGATGAAATTGAAGATCCGATAATTATTGATTACAAAGACATCCCATATTTTCCACAATCTACAGTAGTAGGACATGCTGGAAAAATGGTTATAGGTATGTTAGAAGGAAAGCCGGTAGTTGCCTTGAAAGGAAGATTTCATGCTTATGAAGGTCATGAGTTAAAAAAATTGATTTTTCCAGTCTATGTATTTAAAGAATTGGGAGTAGAAGGATTAATTCTTACAAATGCTGCAGGTGGTGTGAATAGAACATTAAAACCGGGAGACATTGTAGCAAATACAGATTTTATTAATTTTACAATGAAAAATCCATTAATAGGTCCAAATATGGATGAGTTAGGTCCAAGATTCCCTGCTATGGCGTCACCAATAGATAAAAAATGGTTAAAAAGAATAGAAGAAAAAGCTGAAGAAAAGAAAATAAAAATAGAAGAGGGAACATATTGTTGGATGATGGGACCTTCTTATGAAACACCAGCAGAAATTAAGATGTTAGAAAAATTTGAGGGAGATTTAGTTGGTATGTCAACTATGCCAGAAATAATTGCAGCCAATCATTGTGGTATAAAATCAGTTGCTTTTTCTGCAGTAACGAATATGGCAGCGGGGATACTTCACCAACCCTTAAATCACAAAGAGGTTATGGAAGTTGCAGAAAGAATAAAACATAAATTTGCTAAAGTAGTTAAAATAGCTATAAAAACATTTTGA